Genomic DNA from Anaerolineae bacterium:
TGACCAGGAGACGGATAGGATCGTAGGGCTTGAGCTGGGGGCCGATGATTACATCACCAAGCCCTTCAGCCCTCGCGAGGTGGTCGCCCGCGTGCGGGCCATCCTGCGCCGCGTCCGGGGTGCGCTACAACCCCTGCTGATCATCCGGGCTGGCGATGTGGTCGTGGACCTGGAGCGCCGTGAGGCGAGCGTGGCCGGGCGCCCCTTGGAGCTTACCCCCACAGAATTCGACCTGCTAGCCGTGTTGGCAAGCCATCCGGGCCAGGTGTTCACTCGTCTACAACTATTGGATCAACTGCAAGGCTCAGCATATGCCGGCTATGAGCGGGTCATTGACCAGCATATCAAGAACCTGCGAGCCAAGCTAGGTGATGACGCGCACAACCCGCGCTACATCGCGACCGTGTACGGCGTGGGGTATAAATTCCTCTTAGAGGAGGCGGCTCATGCGTAGCCTCCGACTAAAGCTCATGGGCGCTTTCGCCCTGGTGATGTTGATCAGTGTCGTCGCCAATTCCCTTTTGATCAGCCAGGCTGCCAGTGGTCAGTTCAGCCGCTATGTCACTGAGAGCGGGAGGGCTTGGGCTCAGCGCATGGCGCCGATGCTGGCAGATCACTACGCCCGTGCTGGGGGGTGGCAGGGCGCAGAGGCCCTATTGCACAACCCATGGTCAAGCATGATGGGCGTGGGCATGGGGGGGATGATGCTGATGCCCCACTGGCGGGGTGGCATGATGGGCTGGGGTCGAGATCAGGAGAGAGGGCCAGGCTGGAGTATGAGCGACATGATGAACGGCGACATGTGGGCCTGGATGGGCCTTCGCCTGTTGTTGGCTGATGAGCAGGGCGTCGTCGTGGCCGACAGCGCCGCTTCCCTGACAGGGACAAAGCTAAAGCCAGCCGATCTGGCTGCTGGCGTGCCGATATGGGTGGATGGCCGTCTGGTAGGGACACTTTTAGCTGTGCTGGCCTCGACTGATGCGACGACGCTAGCCAGCGATTTTCTGAAGGGCGTTCGTCGTCTGACCTGGCTGGTCAGCCTCACCGCAGGGATGGTGGCACTGGCGCTCGGCTTGATCCTCTTTCGCCATATCGTCGCCCCCGTGCGAGCCGTCACTATGGCTGCGCAACGGATCGCTGCCGGACACCTAGACCAGCGCGTCCCGGTCACCTCGCAAGACGAGATCGGACAACTGGCCAGTGCGTTCAATTATATGGCCGATGCCCTCGCCCGTGACCAGGAGCTCCGCCGTAACATGATCGCCGACATCGCTCACGAGCTGCGCACTCCGCTCAGCGTGATTCAGGCCAACCTAGAGGCTATGTTAGATGGGGTGTTGTCTGCAACGCCTCAGGAGATCGCCTCGCTGCGGGATGAGGTGGCCCTGCTCGCCCGGCTCGTGGCCGATCTGCGCCTTCTCTCCTTAGCTGAAGCGGGCCAGCTCAAGCTGGAGCGCGTTCAAACAGACCTGGGCGTGCTAGTGAGCCGGGTGGTGGAGCGCATGCAGCCCCAGGCCGAGATCAACGGCATCGAACTGGAAACAGACGTGGCACCCACGCTATCGCCAGTCTACGTCGATGCCGATCGGATCAGCCAGGTCGTCGGCAACTTGGTGAGCAACGCCCTGCGCTATACCCCTGTCGGCGGCAAGATCACCGTGCGCGTCGGGCCTGGGATAGCAGCCGACGATCAGACAGCCGTCGCTGTCTCAGTCACTGACACTGGTACAGGGCTCGCTCCCGAGGACCTTCCCCACGTCTTTGATCGCTTCTACCGAGCTGACAAATCCAGAAGCCGATCGAGCGGCGGCTCAGGGATCGGCCTGGCCATCGTCAAGCAACTGGTCGAAGCCCACGGCGGGCGCGTGTGGGTAGAAAGCCCAGTCTTCAACGGGGCGGATGGAGCGCGCTACGGCACTCGGTTCACGTTTGTCCTTCCAATGGCCTAGAGGATATCGCGAAAGCCTATCTATGTCCGTCGGCAGTTATCGGTTGTCTAACCCGCGCACATACTCCCCGAACGCCTCGCCTAACGGCGTGATCGCTCTCGTCTTCGGGTCGAACAAGTTGGGCGTGGGGTATACCGTGTCCGCCAGCGAGTACCAGCACCATCGCTGCACCAGCCGGTAATCATCACCAGGATACCCAATCTCCTCATCTCGGGCATTCAGGAAGAAGTCGAACGTCTTCCACATGAAGTCGCGTACGGCCTCAAACGGGAAACCGTAGTCCGGCGGCATCAGGATGCCGTACTCGGAGACAATGAGCGGCTTATCCCCATACCCACGCGTCCACATCCAGTGACGAAAGCCGAGGATTTGGCGCTGGAAGATCTCCAAGTCATCGTGATCGGCGATCTCGTACAGCTCTCCCTGCCGGTCGTCGAACCCTGGAGGGATGCCCACACCCCAGGAATCGGCCTCCTCGCGCAGGATGAAGGCGTGGATATTCCATACGTCTACAGGCATCGGCTCGCCGTACATCGCTTCGTACGCCGCCAACACACGGTCCAAGTAACGCAGCCGCAACGCCGTGGGCTGAGAAAGCCCAGCGATGGCCACTCGAGCCGTCGGATCGCGCCCTTTGATGAGCGTGTACAGCGTGTGGTAATGGCGAGCATATGTTTCGGGCGTGGTGTTGTCCTGCCAGCGGACATCCGGTTCGTTTCCCAATAACCATATGGCGCCTGGCAGAGCGTCTACAGCAGCAAGGATCGTCTGCGAGTCAGGCCGAAAGCCCTTCTCGCTCACGCGCACCATCGGCGCGTATTCGATCTCCAGCCCCTCTGGCGGTAGGCGCACTTGCCAGTCTAGGTACCAGCCGGGCGACAGCCAGGTGAGGTCGTAGTCGGTGATACGGCCCAGCGCCAGTCCCACGCCGAACCGCCAGCGATGGGGGGAGGTGGCGGCAGACAGAGGTAAGGGCGTTATCAGAGTAGCACGGGTAGGCACAGGCGAAGGAGTGCGCTCGGCAAGCGGCGTGGGCACCAGCGGTTCAGGCGTAGGCATCGGCCGAGGCGTGAGAAACGGTGCCACAAACCATGTTAATCCCGCGAGCCCAAGTGCAGCTACGATCAGAATGCGGTTCACAACGCTTTCCCCTGCTTTCGGAGCAGGCGAACAATACGATGATCCAAATCACTCAGCGCGCGGTGGCGCGCAGGGCCAGGCGGCCACCCTTCGACAAGACGGCGCGCCCATTGGCTCCACATCAGCGCGGCTTTCACATCGCGTGTATGCCACTCGTGATGCTTGGCCAGCTCCAGGAAGGGCGTCACATCATCACCAGGGATGCTCGTGATCCACTCCTCCCAAAGCGCAGCGGCTTCTTGATGGCGTTGCTGGCGCTTCAACAGCCATCCCAAGCGAGCAAGTGTGGCGCGCCGCACCTCGTCTGGCAATGGCTGTGACAGCGCTTGCCGATAAGCGCGCTCTGCACGTCTCCAGTCGCCAGCGTCCTCGAACACCCGTCCTAGAGAGGCCCAATCTATAGGGTGAAGCACCGTTGCGTCCTCTGCCGTCAGGTAAGCTTGACATAGCACGATGGTTAGCGTAGCCATCGAGAGCACATCCTCTCGGTTGTGGTAGAAGACACGAGCCATTGGCCCGACCAGGCCATCCTGCAGATATCGCTGGTAAAGTATGGGGATCAGCCAGCTTGGCACGTCTTCCTCGGTACGCTCGAAGCCCAAAACTTTGCGCTCTAGGTGGGCCAGCGCGCACGAGCCCAGCCTCCAGCGCCATAGACGACGCGCCGCAGCCAGTACATCGAAGTGAGGAAGGTCGGCTAGTGGCAACGGCTGCCGAGCCAGCCGAAAACGTGTGGCCAGCAAGGGCAGATCGAACGTGTGGCCATTGAAAGTGACCACCATCGTGCTGCCAACCATCGCTGCAGCGATGGCGTGCAGGAGGGCGCGTTCCTCAGAGGGGTTACGCATGAAAAATTGGCGAACGACGAAACGATCGCCCTCAAGGCGGCCGATCCCAATGAGGAATGCGAGGGTCCCAGCCCCTCCTGACAGCCCTGTCGTTTCCGCATCGAGGAAGACGGCGGAGGTCAAGTTGAGCTGGTCCAGGCCAGGTTGCGGGCTAAACCGTGCAGCCTGGAAGCCACCGGCAGCGAACCCGGCAGACAGGTGCATTAGATCACCCAAGCGCGCGGGGCCACGCGCCATATCTAAGGGGTAGTGATGTTCGACGAACAGACAGTCACCATAAGGCGTGGCAATGATCCGTCCGTCGATCAGGCGTTCTAGCGACAGTGAGGGCGCAAAGCGCGTAGAAAAGGCCAATGGGACGTCCAGTGGCGTCAGGGCGCGCTCACGACACGCCTGATGAGAGCGCAATATCTGGTCTAGGTGTTCACGATCGAGCTTCAAGGTCGGTCACGTCCGGCGAGAGGCCCGGCGAGCCTGCATCCGGCGTTGACGTGCCCGATGGGCCGGGGCCGGGCGCAAAACAAACCACGCGGCGACGCCTGGTTGCCAGTTCAGGGCCAAGAGGGCCGTCATGATCACAGCGGAGGTCAAGCACCAGATGCAAGCGGCACCGATCACGAACGGCTCTAGGTATGTCAAATAGATAGAAAACAGCGTGCCCAGGCCGGTAAAAGCTAGCAACGCCAGGTTTCCCCAAGCAGCTGTTCGCACCTGTCCCCATCGGCCAATAGCCCAGGCGGCTAGAATGGCCACATAACCGACAACTCCTAAAACGCCGACGGGCAGC
This window encodes:
- a CDS encoding ribonuclease H-like domain-containing protein, whose product is MKLDREHLDQILRSHQACRERALTPLDVPLAFSTRFAPSLSLERLIDGRIIATPYGDCLFVEHHYPLDMARGPARLGDLMHLSAGFAAGGFQAARFSPQPGLDQLNLTSAVFLDAETTGLSGGAGTLAFLIGIGRLEGDRFVVRQFFMRNPSEERALLHAIAAAMVGSTMVVTFNGHTFDLPLLATRFRLARQPLPLADLPHFDVLAAARRLWRWRLGSCALAHLERKVLGFERTEEDVPSWLIPILYQRYLQDGLVGPMARVFYHNREDVLSMATLTIVLCQAYLTAEDATVLHPIDWASLGRVFEDAGDWRRAERAYRQALSQPLPDEVRRATLARLGWLLKRQQRHQEAAALWEEWITSIPGDDVTPFLELAKHHEWHTRDVKAALMWSQWARRLVEGWPPGPARHRALSDLDHRIVRLLRKQGKAL
- a CDS encoding ATP-binding protein translates to MRSLRLKLMGAFALVMLISVVANSLLISQAASGQFSRYVTESGRAWAQRMAPMLADHYARAGGWQGAEALLHNPWSSMMGVGMGGMMLMPHWRGGMMGWGRDQERGPGWSMSDMMNGDMWAWMGLRLLLADEQGVVVADSAASLTGTKLKPADLAAGVPIWVDGRLVGTLLAVLASTDATTLASDFLKGVRRLTWLVSLTAGMVALALGLILFRHIVAPVRAVTMAAQRIAAGHLDQRVPVTSQDEIGQLASAFNYMADALARDQELRRNMIADIAHELRTPLSVIQANLEAMLDGVLSATPQEIASLRDEVALLARLVADLRLLSLAEAGQLKLERVQTDLGVLVSRVVERMQPQAEINGIELETDVAPTLSPVYVDADRISQVVGNLVSNALRYTPVGGKITVRVGPGIAADDQTAVAVSVTDTGTGLAPEDLPHVFDRFYRADKSRSRSSGGSGIGLAIVKQLVEAHGGRVWVESPVFNGADGARYGTRFTFVLPMA
- a CDS encoding response regulator transcription factor, producing MAGKILIVEDEMKIARTVRLYLEQSGFQVTTVHDGALAMPAFRHERPDLVILDLLLPHMDGWEICRQIRRESDVPIIMLTARDQETDRIVGLELGADDYITKPFSPREVVARVRAILRRVRGALQPLLIIRAGDVVVDLERREASVAGRPLELTPTEFDLLAVLASHPGQVFTRLQLLDQLQGSAYAGYERVIDQHIKNLRAKLGDDAHNPRYIATVYGVGYKFLLEEAAHA
- a CDS encoding glycosyl hydrolase, producing MNRILIVAALGLAGLTWFVAPFLTPRPMPTPEPLVPTPLAERTPSPVPTRATLITPLPLSAATSPHRWRFGVGLALGRITDYDLTWLSPGWYLDWQVRLPPEGLEIEYAPMVRVSEKGFRPDSQTILAAVDALPGAIWLLGNEPDVRWQDNTTPETYARHYHTLYTLIKGRDPTARVAIAGLSQPTALRLRYLDRVLAAYEAMYGEPMPVDVWNIHAFILREEADSWGVGIPPGFDDRQGELYEIADHDDLEIFQRQILGFRHWMWTRGYGDKPLIVSEYGILMPPDYGFPFEAVRDFMWKTFDFFLNARDEEIGYPGDDYRLVQRWCWYSLADTVYPTPNLFDPKTRAITPLGEAFGEYVRGLDNR